From Permianibacter aggregans, a single genomic window includes:
- a CDS encoding ApeP family dehydratase gives MSEKKFWPIEDLIPHRGEMILIDALIDYTDNSVDVACTPKAGGLFIDEQQQMPGWVGIELMAQAIASFAGVSARLRGEEPKVGFLLGTRAYTAHVDHFPVGQSFTIRATQLYLDEGGLGSFDCRIFIGEQILAEAAVNVFEPKDFYGYLKGVQQ, from the coding sequence ATGAGTGAAAAGAAATTCTGGCCCATTGAGGATTTGATCCCGCATCGCGGTGAGATGATTCTGATTGATGCGCTGATCGATTACACCGACAACAGTGTCGATGTTGCCTGCACGCCAAAAGCTGGCGGTTTGTTTATCGACGAACAACAGCAGATGCCGGGCTGGGTTGGTATTGAACTGATGGCCCAGGCGATTGCCTCGTTCGCCGGTGTTAGTGCCCGTTTGCGTGGCGAAGAGCCGAAAGTTGGTTTTCTGCTAGGCACTCGTGCCTATACGGCGCATGTTGACCATTTTCCCGTTGGCCAATCCTTCACGATTCGGGCAACGCAGTTGTACCTGGATGAAGGTGGCCTGGGCTCGTTCGACTGTCGTATTTTTATCGGTGAACAGATTCTCGCTGAAGCGGCCGTCAATGTTTTCGAGCCAAAAGATTTTTACGGTTATTTGAAAGGAGTGCAGCAATGA
- a CDS encoding ApeI family dehydratase, translated as MISGASSSPSRRCLPELRDQVRSDNAVLLSLHVPADLAYFPGHFPAQAILPGVVQLDWVVHFSRQFFPLQGRFAKMEVLKFQQVIFPDRDIQMQLTFRSDSGKIAFEIFSGEQRFASGRLVFQA; from the coding sequence ATGATCAGCGGTGCATCCTCTTCTCCTTCACGTCGTTGTTTACCCGAGCTGCGCGATCAAGTGCGCAGCGATAACGCCGTGCTGTTGAGTTTGCATGTGCCGGCTGATCTGGCTTATTTCCCTGGCCATTTTCCGGCGCAAGCGATTCTGCCCGGTGTCGTGCAACTCGATTGGGTCGTGCATTTTTCCCGGCAGTTTTTTCCGCTGCAAGGCCGCTTCGCAAAAATGGAAGTGTTGAAATTCCAGCAGGTGATTTTTCCGGACCGCGACATCCAGATGCAGCTGACATTCCGATCCGACAGCGGCAAGATCGCTTTCGAAATTTTTTCCGGTGAGCAGCGCTTTGCCAGCGGCCGACTGGTGTTTCAGGCATGA
- a CDS encoding acyl-CoA thioesterase — translation MKAFATHRIELTVPFHDCDPMNVVWHGNYFRYLELARCALLQTFNYDYPEMVASGFAWPIIDAQIRYIGSARYNQRLSITAKLTEWENRLRIDYEITDAATGKRITKAHTVQVAVSMPDGELQLISPPILKARLGLS, via the coding sequence ATGAAAGCCTTTGCGACACACCGCATCGAACTGACGGTGCCGTTTCATGACTGCGATCCGATGAATGTCGTCTGGCACGGCAATTACTTTCGCTACCTGGAATTGGCGCGCTGCGCGCTGCTGCAAACCTTCAATTACGATTACCCCGAAATGGTGGCGTCCGGTTTTGCCTGGCCGATCATCGATGCGCAAATTCGTTATATCGGTTCTGCTCGCTACAATCAGCGTCTGAGCATCACCGCAAAACTGACGGAATGGGAAAACCGTCTGCGTATCGACTACGAAATTACCGACGCAGCAACTGGCAAGCGGATAACGAAAGCGCATACGGTTCAGGTCGCGGTCAGCATGCCGGACGGAGAATTGCAGCTGATTTCGCCGCCGATCTTGAAGGCGCGGCTGGGGCTGTCATGA
- a CDS encoding HAL/PAL/TAL family ammonia-lyase — translation MVNKQSSVVVGEQMLTVEQVVAVARQQSSAQLADSEAFNQRVDKGAAFLARYLENDGIIYGVTTGYGDSCTVTVPEQLVRELPLHLTRYHGCGLGEYLSPEQTRAVLLTRLNSLAYGKSGVRRELLQGITRLLQNNWLPLIPAEGSVGASGDLTPLSYIGAALVGERDLLVEGTQQKAADVYRRAGVKPLTLAPKEGLAIMNGTSVMTALACLAFSRAEYLTRLCSRITSMASLAMLGNREHFDPRLFAVKPHAGQQQIAQWIWQDLSPGKAEKVGPRLQDRYSIRCAPHVIGVLRDALGWMRRDIENELNSANDNPIIDADEEVVLHGGHFYGGHIAFVMDSMKNAVANLADLMDRQMALLVDSRFNHGLAQNLSGTLGERAAINHGLKAVQIGVSAWTAEALKLTMPASVFSRSTECHNQDKVSMGTIAARDCLRVLQLTEQVAAGLLMSVAQATELRGRSGELDSATYSAELRDTLQDIRAHSAFIDEDRMLEHELRALTEAVQQQQVRACQ, via the coding sequence ATGGTCAATAAACAAAGCAGTGTCGTTGTCGGCGAACAAATGCTGACGGTAGAACAAGTGGTCGCTGTTGCGCGTCAACAATCCTCGGCGCAACTGGCCGACAGTGAGGCGTTCAACCAACGGGTCGATAAAGGCGCGGCATTTCTGGCGCGCTATCTGGAAAACGACGGCATCATTTACGGTGTCACGACCGGTTACGGCGACTCCTGCACGGTAACGGTGCCGGAGCAACTGGTGCGCGAACTGCCACTGCATCTGACTCGTTATCATGGCTGTGGTTTGGGAGAATACTTGTCGCCAGAACAAACGCGCGCGGTATTACTGACCCGTTTAAACAGTTTGGCTTACGGCAAAAGCGGCGTGCGTCGTGAACTGCTGCAAGGTATTACCCGCTTGCTGCAAAACAATTGGTTGCCACTGATCCCGGCCGAAGGCAGCGTCGGCGCCAGCGGTGATTTGACACCGCTCTCATACATCGGTGCAGCACTCGTTGGTGAACGTGATTTGCTGGTCGAAGGCACGCAACAAAAAGCGGCCGATGTTTATCGTCGTGCCGGTGTTAAGCCGTTGACGCTGGCACCGAAAGAGGGCCTGGCGATCATGAACGGCACCTCGGTCATGACGGCCTTGGCGTGTTTGGCCTTTTCCCGCGCCGAATACCTGACGCGCTTGTGCAGCCGCATCACCAGCATGGCTTCGCTCGCTATGCTCGGCAATCGTGAGCATTTTGATCCACGCTTGTTTGCCGTCAAACCGCATGCTGGTCAGCAGCAAATTGCGCAATGGATTTGGCAGGATTTGTCGCCGGGCAAAGCCGAAAAAGTCGGCCCGCGCCTGCAGGACCGTTATTCGATTCGCTGCGCGCCGCATGTCATTGGTGTGCTGCGTGATGCGCTCGGTTGGATGCGCCGCGATATCGAAAACGAATTGAACAGCGCCAACGACAACCCGATCATCGATGCCGATGAAGAAGTGGTCTTACACGGCGGTCATTTCTATGGCGGTCATATCGCCTTTGTTATGGACAGCATGAAAAATGCCGTCGCCAATCTTGCCGATTTGATGGATCGGCAAATGGCGCTGCTGGTCGATTCGCGTTTCAATCATGGTCTGGCGCAGAATCTTTCCGGTACATTGGGCGAGCGCGCGGCTATCAATCACGGTTTGAAAGCGGTGCAAATCGGTGTCTCAGCCTGGACTGCTGAAGCGCTGAAACTGACGATGCCGGCGTCGGTGTTCTCGCGTTCAACCGAATGCCATAACCAGGACAAAGTCAGCATGGGCACGATTGCCGCTCGCGATTGCTTGCGTGTGCTGCAATTGACCGAACAAGTGGCGGCCGGTTTGCTGATGTCGGTGGCGCAGGCGACTGAATTGCGTGGTCGTTCCGGTGAACTTGATTCGGCAACTTACTCGGCTGAACTGCGCGATACCTTGCAGGACATTCGTGCTCACTCGGCGTTCATCGATGAAGACCGCATGCTCGAACACGAATTGCGCGCGCTGACCGAAGCGGTGCAGCAACAACAGGTTCGTGCCTGCCAATGA
- a CDS encoding beta-ketoacyl-ACP synthase encodes MKTHRVVVTGMAGITSLGSDWQSIADHIQQKRSGIRYMPDWERFDGLNTRLGGPVADFVLPSHYSRKKTRSMGRVSQLATVATENALRDAGLLDDESIKDGRMGISYGASAGSMEPIKHFGNMLNTGSLAGITSASYVQMMAHTAPVNLAVFFELKGRVITTSSACTSGSQGIGYAYEAIKYGKQVMMVAGGAEEQTGAEAVVFDTLFATSTKNDAPSTTPRPFDRDRDGLVCGEGAGTLILESLEHAQARGAKIYAEIVGYGTNSDGAHITQPESATMAVAMQLALADAGLSPEQIGYVNAHGTATDRGDIAESQATQKIFGERMPISSLKSYFGHTLGACGAIEAWLSIEMMNRNWFAPTLNLHNVDPQCGVLDYLMDAPRQLNVEFVMSNNFAFGGINTSLIFKRWG; translated from the coding sequence ATGAAAACCCATCGCGTCGTCGTTACCGGCATGGCCGGTATCACCAGTCTCGGTAGCGACTGGCAAAGCATTGCTGACCATATTCAGCAAAAGCGCAGCGGCATTCGCTATATGCCGGATTGGGAACGCTTTGATGGGTTGAATACTCGCCTCGGTGGTCCGGTCGCTGATTTTGTTTTGCCCTCGCATTATTCCCGCAAGAAAACGCGCAGCATGGGCCGGGTCAGTCAGTTGGCCACGGTGGCCACCGAAAACGCGCTGCGTGATGCGGGTTTGCTCGACGACGAATCGATCAAAGACGGACGCATGGGCATTTCCTATGGTGCTTCGGCTGGCAGCATGGAGCCGATCAAACATTTCGGTAATATGCTCAATACCGGTTCTTTGGCCGGCATTACCTCAGCCAGCTATGTGCAAATGATGGCGCATACGGCGCCGGTCAATCTCGCCGTTTTTTTTGAATTGAAAGGCCGGGTGATCACCACCAGCTCGGCCTGCACTTCCGGTTCACAAGGCATCGGTTATGCCTATGAGGCGATCAAATACGGCAAGCAAGTCATGATGGTCGCCGGTGGTGCCGAGGAGCAAACCGGTGCTGAAGCCGTCGTGTTCGACACGCTGTTCGCGACCAGCACAAAAAACGACGCGCCAAGCACAACACCGAGACCGTTTGATCGTGACCGTGATGGCCTCGTTTGCGGCGAAGGCGCAGGCACCCTGATTCTGGAATCGCTGGAACATGCGCAGGCGCGCGGCGCAAAAATCTACGCGGAAATCGTTGGTTATGGCACCAATTCTGATGGCGCTCATATCACCCAGCCAGAGTCGGCGACGATGGCGGTAGCAATGCAACTGGCGCTGGCCGATGCTGGCTTGTCGCCGGAGCAGATTGGCTATGTCAATGCTCATGGCACCGCTACCGATCGCGGTGATATTGCTGAGTCGCAGGCAACGCAGAAAATTTTCGGCGAGCGCATGCCGATCTCATCGCTGAAAAGTTATTTCGGCCATACTCTTGGTGCTTGCGGTGCCATCGAAGCCTGGCTCAGCATCGAGATGATGAACCGGAACTGGTTTGCGCCAACCTTGAATCTGCACAACGTTGATCCGCAATGTGGTGTGCTTGATTACCTGATGGATGCGCCGCGACAACTCAATGTTGAGTTTGTCATGAGCAACAACTTTGCGTTTGGTGGAATCAACACCTCATTGATCTTTAAACGGTGGGGTTAG
- a CDS encoding DUF3261 domain-containing protein yields MRGLILVLALMLSACASKPCVRTADGPWCAAKLPPEPPFREQEQSLIMAREGVRQQAIATVLWTPEFVEQTLLTPFGESLYRLRFQGETLEFERGALPFAFAPEYALLDMQLMIWPVALLRTTLPSGWRLETDASDGRMLFDDQQLVAEVKVGADGQRHLIHHQRRYELWVTPLATLP; encoded by the coding sequence ATGAGAGGACTCATTCTGGTTTTGGCACTGATGCTCAGTGCCTGCGCATCCAAACCCTGTGTCCGCACGGCTGACGGCCCGTGGTGCGCGGCGAAGCTGCCGCCCGAGCCACCGTTTCGTGAACAGGAACAATCGCTGATCATGGCACGTGAGGGTGTGCGTCAGCAGGCGATAGCGACGGTATTATGGACGCCGGAGTTCGTTGAACAGACGTTGCTGACACCATTTGGCGAAAGTTTATATCGCTTGCGCTTTCAAGGCGAAACGCTTGAGTTCGAACGCGGTGCACTGCCATTTGCGTTTGCACCGGAATATGCGTTGCTGGATATGCAATTGATGATTTGGCCGGTGGCGCTGCTACGCACTACACTGCCGAGTGGGTGGCGTCTGGAAACCGATGCCAGCGATGGCCGGATGTTGTTTGACGATCAGCAGTTGGTCGCCGAGGTCAAGGTAGGCGCGGATGGTCAGCGCCATTTGATCCATCATCAACGCCGTTATGAGTTATGGGTCACGCCGTTGGCGACCCTTCCTTAA
- a CDS encoding beta-ketoacyl-ACP synthase: protein MSTAVYLSEPGIVSPLGATLTANAEALFAGKRQLMLDQDLYPGRRVRVGRASAELLPVPESLREFDCRNNQLLLTALQSLLPVISELKTNTASARIGVVIGSSTSGISAGEQAIAQQLQNGERPKAFNYRQQEIGTPALFVARYLELNGPALTISTACTSSTQAFISARALIEADLCDAVVVGGADSLCQLTIQGFSALESYSENFCQPFAQSRDGINIGEGAIVFILGKSPTPYRLLGAGASSDAHHISAPHPEGVGAEQAIHAALADAGLSAEAIDYVNLHGTATPKNDEMEAAVMHRVFGGELPCSSTKSLTGHMLGAAGAMEVAACLLALKQQQLPVQTAPMPYDPVLPALNLVTVPSQATLNTVMSTNYAFGGSNVALILQRA, encoded by the coding sequence ATGAGCACCGCTGTTTACCTTTCCGAGCCGGGTATCGTTTCACCATTGGGTGCGACGCTTACCGCCAATGCCGAGGCGCTGTTTGCCGGCAAACGACAGCTGATGCTCGACCAGGATTTGTATCCGGGACGCCGTGTTCGTGTCGGTCGCGCCAGCGCTGAATTGTTGCCGGTGCCGGAAAGTTTGCGCGAGTTTGATTGCCGCAATAATCAGTTGTTGTTGACGGCATTGCAGTCGTTACTGCCGGTTATTTCGGAACTGAAAACCAACACAGCGTCAGCACGCATCGGTGTGGTCATTGGCTCATCGACGTCCGGAATTTCCGCCGGCGAGCAGGCCATCGCCCAGCAACTGCAAAACGGTGAGCGGCCGAAAGCGTTCAATTATCGGCAACAGGAAATTGGCACGCCTGCGCTTTTTGTTGCGCGTTATCTTGAGCTGAACGGACCGGCCTTGACGATATCCACGGCCTGCACGTCCAGCACGCAAGCATTTATCTCGGCCCGCGCATTGATCGAAGCCGATCTCTGTGATGCCGTTGTGGTTGGCGGTGCCGACTCTCTGTGTCAGTTGACGATACAGGGCTTCTCGGCACTGGAATCGTATTCGGAAAATTTCTGTCAGCCGTTTGCACAATCGCGTGATGGCATCAATATCGGCGAAGGCGCGATCGTTTTCATTCTCGGTAAATCACCAACGCCATACCGTTTGCTCGGTGCGGGCGCCAGCAGCGATGCCCATCATATTTCCGCACCGCATCCGGAAGGCGTGGGTGCCGAACAGGCTATACACGCGGCACTTGCCGATGCAGGCTTGTCGGCTGAGGCCATCGATTACGTTAATTTGCACGGTACCGCGACGCCGAAGAACGATGAAATGGAAGCGGCGGTCATGCACCGGGTATTTGGCGGTGAGCTGCCGTGCAGCAGCACCAAGTCGCTGACCGGGCATATGCTCGGTGCGGCTGGCGCGATGGAAGTCGCAGCCTGCCTGCTGGCGCTGAAGCAGCAACAACTGCCGGTACAAACAGCGCCGATGCCGTATGATCCGGTTTTGCCAGCGCTGAATCTGGTGACGGTGCCGTCGCAAGCTACGCTGAACACTGTCATGAGCACCAACTATGCCTTTGGCGGCAGTAATGTCGCGCTGATCCTGCAGCGCGCCTGA
- a CDS encoding glycosyltransferase family 2 protein produces MSFRPAFLIPNYRHGRMLPQTIAGLRAFNLPILIVDDGSGEQDAAVLAMLAEQANTEVICLPQNGGKGHAVKAGLRALYQQGYSHAFQIDADGQHDQSVVPAFLRAAETHPAQIICGAPQYNDKAPKSRLYGRQITNFWVTVETWSRKISDAMCGFRVYPLQATEAVLSRHRLGDRMDFDIEMLVHLYWLGCDMSFLPIQVDYPEAGISHFKALRDNLLISWAHTRLFFGMLWRTPRLIARLFSRNDAHWSAQKERGSMFGIKLLFTMYKLFGRGFFRLCLYPVMAYYVTFNRAGREASLDFLERVARIDDSKVPKQPGRRQVFKHFMQFGEAVLDKISAWRGELSYQSIRFRTELTMQQVVSKGQGALLIGSHLGNLEVVRALATKTYFDKITGVFFTEHAQKFSEYLKQQNPEVAKRMVEVSDMGVDTAMRLQERIDQGELLVIVGDRTPVHSKGRVEWVDFLGSPAPFPQGPFILASVLQCPVYLFFCWREGEDINVFVEPFAERIGSNRRERAKAVTEAIKRYASRLEHYALKAPYQWFNFFHFWGQAERPSPKPSLLEHHHGQ; encoded by the coding sequence ATGAGTTTTCGCCCGGCATTTTTGATCCCGAATTATCGTCATGGTCGAATGTTACCGCAGACGATAGCCGGTCTGCGTGCGTTCAATCTGCCGATCCTGATTGTCGATGATGGCAGCGGTGAACAGGATGCGGCGGTGCTGGCGATGCTTGCCGAGCAAGCAAACACTGAAGTGATTTGTCTGCCGCAGAATGGCGGCAAAGGTCATGCCGTGAAAGCGGGTTTGCGCGCGCTCTATCAACAAGGTTACAGCCATGCGTTTCAAATCGATGCCGACGGCCAACATGATCAATCGGTGGTACCGGCCTTTTTGCGCGCCGCTGAAACTCATCCGGCGCAAATTATTTGCGGCGCACCGCAATACAATGACAAGGCTCCGAAATCCCGTCTCTATGGCCGCCAGATCACCAATTTCTGGGTAACCGTCGAAACCTGGAGTCGGAAAATCAGCGACGCGATGTGCGGCTTCCGGGTTTATCCACTGCAGGCAACCGAAGCCGTGTTGAGCCGGCATCGGCTTGGCGACCGGATGGATTTCGATATCGAAATGCTGGTGCACTTGTACTGGCTTGGCTGCGACATGAGCTTCCTGCCGATTCAGGTTGATTATCCGGAAGCCGGCATTTCCCATTTCAAAGCGCTGCGCGATAACTTGCTGATCTCCTGGGCCCATACCCGTTTGTTTTTCGGCATGCTCTGGCGCACACCCCGTTTAATAGCTCGTTTGTTTTCGCGCAACGATGCGCATTGGTCAGCACAAAAAGAACGTGGCTCGATGTTTGGCATCAAGCTGCTGTTCACGATGTACAAGTTATTCGGTCGCGGATTCTTCCGGCTCTGTCTTTATCCGGTCATGGCCTATTACGTCACGTTCAACCGTGCCGGTCGTGAAGCTTCACTGGACTTTCTTGAACGTGTCGCGCGTATCGACGACAGCAAGGTGCCGAAGCAACCGGGTCGCCGTCAGGTGTTCAAACACTTCATGCAATTTGGCGAAGCGGTGCTCGACAAAATCTCCGCCTGGCGTGGCGAGCTTTCTTATCAAAGCATTCGTTTTCGCACCGAGCTGACCATGCAGCAGGTGGTCAGCAAAGGTCAGGGCGCGCTGCTGATCGGCAGTCATCTCGGCAATCTGGAAGTGGTGCGGGCGCTGGCAACGAAAACCTATTTTGACAAAATCACTGGCGTGTTCTTCACCGAGCATGCGCAGAAGTTTTCTGAATACTTAAAGCAGCAGAATCCAGAAGTGGCCAAACGCATGGTCGAAGTCAGCGACATGGGTGTCGACACCGCGATGCGTTTGCAGGAGCGCATCGATCAGGGCGAGCTGCTGGTCATTGTCGGTGATCGTACCCCGGTGCACAGCAAAGGCCGGGTCGAGTGGGTCGATTTTCTCGGCAGCCCAGCGCCGTTCCCGCAAGGACCATTCATTCTGGCCAGTGTGCTGCAATGTCCGGTTTATCTGTTTTTCTGTTGGCGCGAAGGCGAGGACATCAATGTCTTTGTTGAGCCGTTTGCCGAGCGAATCGGCAGCAATCGCCGCGAGCGCGCGAAAGCCGTCACCGAGGCGATCAAGCGCTATGCTTCAAGGCTCGAACATTACGCGTTGAAAGCGCCATATCAGTGGTTCAATTTTTTTCATTTCTGGGGTCAGGCCGAGCGGCCGTCACCGAAACCATCCTTGCTTGAGCATCATCATGGTCAATAA
- a CDS encoding MMPL family transporter yields the protein MKARIGIYLLMALLSLWLGWRLLQGHAFNADLFSLLPASMRDPVAEQAIDRVQTEVGRHVLIVLRGEQRETVRTQAGQLIETLQQSQLFQQIRWRIDAEVSNQLFASLRPFPASLYTEQQLSLLSGEDPAALQARLARQLFSPMTVSIADGDAFGFLSEAVMARQSQNWRIEIDDGLMRLPNAEGYALLIDLLAPENFFDFDWQRQAYQLLQQSEQQIESAGVEWRATGTLMYAAQARMQTEADIRLISTISLIGVTLLLAFGLRRFQDLCWYLSAVASSLLSATAVSLLVFGELHLITLVFGTVLIGIAGDYAIHWLFHRQVPTTANEDRHLHQSLLLAMLTTLAAFLAMLLTPFAAFQQIAVFCSAGLFGAYAFVRWGFPAAHQQLRRAVEPRWCKWLIARSAQQQPRISIILLMLTGLAIVTIPGWLRLRIDDDVRSLQQRDHQLLQDQQQIQQWLGRHTEQQFFLVQASDEQALLQQELALQLQLESLQQQQAIDGWQALSQWVKPTEQQQQRQQLIEAAVAADGTMTQSLQALGLSEQESRQLIATMPSLKLLSVDEFLATPIGQGMQMQWLGENEGSVASIVTLSGIHDRDAVAALQLDGVQFIDKASRISERFAEFRKTATLYVVLALALVILLLIWQRGLRTALQLWLPSVAALACAVAALGYLQLPFNLFASVGLLLVLGIGFDFALFLSETPASVYRLRAVAYSAITNILSFGLLSFSGLPAVNVFGITVFVGVSAALLFAPSVWWWKKV from the coding sequence GTGAAAGCGCGGATAGGCATCTACCTGTTGATGGCCTTACTGAGCCTTTGGCTCGGTTGGCGCTTGCTGCAGGGCCATGCGTTCAACGCGGATTTGTTTTCCTTGTTGCCGGCCAGTATGCGCGACCCGGTTGCGGAACAGGCAATTGATCGGGTGCAAACCGAAGTCGGTCGTCATGTGCTGATCGTGTTGCGTGGCGAGCAGCGGGAAACGGTGCGCACGCAAGCCGGTCAGTTGATCGAGACCTTGCAACAAAGCCAGTTATTCCAACAGATCCGCTGGCGCATCGACGCCGAAGTCAGTAATCAGCTGTTTGCCTCTTTGCGACCCTTTCCGGCAAGTCTTTATACCGAACAGCAACTGTCTTTATTGAGCGGTGAAGATCCGGCCGCATTGCAAGCGCGTCTGGCCCGGCAGCTATTCAGTCCAATGACCGTCAGTATCGCTGACGGCGACGCATTCGGATTTTTGTCGGAAGCGGTCATGGCCCGGCAGTCGCAAAATTGGCGAATCGAGATCGATGATGGTCTGATGCGTCTACCGAATGCCGAAGGCTATGCGCTGTTAATCGATTTATTGGCACCGGAAAACTTTTTCGATTTTGACTGGCAGCGCCAGGCTTACCAATTGCTGCAACAAAGTGAACAACAAATCGAGTCGGCCGGTGTCGAATGGCGTGCCACCGGTACCTTGATGTATGCCGCGCAAGCAAGGATGCAAACCGAGGCCGATATTCGATTGATCTCAACGATCAGTCTGATTGGCGTCACGCTGCTGCTGGCTTTCGGTTTGCGCCGTTTTCAGGACCTGTGCTGGTATCTGTCTGCCGTCGCCAGCAGTCTGTTATCGGCGACCGCAGTAAGCCTGTTGGTGTTTGGCGAGTTGCATTTGATCACGCTGGTGTTCGGCACGGTGCTGATCGGTATTGCCGGTGATTACGCCATTCACTGGTTGTTTCACCGGCAGGTGCCAACGACGGCAAACGAAGATCGGCATTTGCATCAATCGCTGCTGCTGGCCATGCTGACGACGCTGGCGGCGTTCCTGGCGATGCTGCTGACGCCGTTCGCGGCTTTTCAACAGATTGCGGTATTTTGTTCGGCCGGATTATTCGGTGCTTACGCTTTTGTTCGTTGGGGTTTTCCGGCAGCCCATCAGCAACTGCGGCGAGCCGTTGAGCCGCGCTGGTGTAAGTGGCTGATCGCCCGGTCGGCGCAGCAACAACCGCGAATCTCCATCATTCTGCTTATGCTGACGGGCTTGGCCATCGTGACCATACCGGGTTGGCTACGGTTACGCATTGACGACGACGTGCGCAGCCTGCAGCAACGCGACCACCAGTTGTTGCAAGACCAACAACAGATTCAACAATGGCTCGGTCGACACACCGAGCAGCAATTCTTTTTGGTCCAGGCCAGCGATGAACAGGCGCTATTGCAGCAAGAGCTGGCGCTACAGCTACAGCTCGAATCACTGCAACAGCAACAGGCAATAGATGGTTGGCAGGCGCTATCGCAGTGGGTAAAACCCACCGAGCAGCAGCAACAGCGACAGCAGCTTATCGAAGCTGCTGTCGCTGCTGATGGCACGATGACGCAGTCGCTGCAGGCATTGGGTTTGAGCGAGCAAGAAAGCCGGCAACTGATCGCAACAATGCCATCATTGAAGTTGCTTTCCGTAGATGAATTTTTGGCGACGCCGATCGGTCAAGGTATGCAGATGCAATGGCTCGGTGAAAATGAAGGCAGTGTCGCCAGCATTGTCACCTTGAGCGGTATACACGATCGTGATGCGGTGGCGGCACTGCAGCTCGACGGTGTGCAGTTTATCGACAAAGCCAGCCGTATCTCGGAACGATTCGCCGAATTTCGCAAGACCGCGACGCTCTATGTCGTGCTGGCGTTGGCGCTGGTTATTTTGTTGTTGATTTGGCAGCGCGGTTTACGCACTGCGTTGCAACTCTGGTTGCCGAGTGTGGCAGCGCTGGCCTGTGCCGTGGCGGCATTGGGTTATCTGCAATTGCCATTCAATCTGTTTGCCAGTGTCGGTTTGTTGCTGGTGCTCGGCATCGGTTTTGATTTCGCGTTGTTTTTATCGGAAACGCCGGCCAGTGTTTATCGTTTGCGCGCCGTGGCCTATTCGGCGATTACCAACATCCTGAGTTTTGGTTTGCTCAGCTTCAGCGGCCTGCCGGCCGTGAATGTATTTGGCATCACGGTCTTCGTCGGGGTCAGCGCTGCGCTGTTGTTTGCGCCGAGTGTGTGGTGGTGGAAAAAAGTATGA
- a CDS encoding 3-ketoacyl-ACP reductase FabG2 — protein sequence MSGRRILVTGSSRGIGLAIAEALAQDGFHVVVHGRRDATQLQEIAERLSSTGGSASWLQFDIADREAAKAALENEIEANGAFYGVVANAGIARDNAFPALTSEEWDGVIHTNLDSFYNVIHPLVMPMVRARKGGRIVTLSSVSGIAGNRGQVNYSAAKAGIIGATKALAIELASRNITVNCVAPGLIETDMIDQELLDEAMKMIPAKRVGKPQEVAALVRFLCSDAAGYITRQVISINGGMV from the coding sequence ATGAGCGGACGCCGTATTCTGGTCACCGGTTCCAGTCGGGGAATTGGTTTGGCGATTGCTGAAGCGCTGGCGCAGGATGGTTTTCATGTCGTCGTCCACGGTCGCCGCGATGCCACCCAATTGCAGGAAATTGCCGAGCGATTGAGTAGCACCGGCGGCAGCGCTTCCTGGCTGCAGTTTGATATTGCTGATCGCGAAGCCGCGAAAGCGGCGCTGGAAAATGAAATCGAAGCCAACGGTGCTTTTTATGGTGTTGTCGCCAACGCTGGCATCGCTCGTGACAACGCCTTTCCGGCGTTGACTTCGGAAGAATGGGATGGCGTAATCCATACCAATCTCGACAGTTTCTATAACGTCATTCATCCGCTGGTGATGCCGATGGTGCGCGCACGCAAGGGCGGCCGCATCGTTACCTTGTCATCGGTTTCCGGTATCGCCGGCAATCGTGGCCAGGTCAATTACAGTGCTGCCAAAGCGGGCATTATCGGAGCAACCAAAGCGCTGGCGATTGAACTGGCTTCGCGCAACATCACGGTCAATTGTGTTGCACCAGGTTTGATCGAAACCGATATGATCGATCAAGAGCTTCTCGACGAAGCCATGAAAATGATTCCGGCCAAGCGCGTCGGCAAACCACAGGAAGTCGCGGCATTGGTGCGTTTCTTATGCTCGGATGCGGCCGGGTACATCACCCGTCAGGTTATCTCGATCAACGGTGGCATGGTCTGA